The proteins below are encoded in one region of Drosophila santomea strain STO CAGO 1482 chromosome 3R, Prin_Dsan_1.1, whole genome shotgun sequence:
- the LOC120453604 gene encoding unconventional myosin-XVIIIa isoform X10 — protein MNGGPRSGVLASNNSSGSSLNSTLSGSAPLARPPKPPASQARKQLRLLPKQREQSPVLSNGHTTRSTLSHQHTTNKYTFKSTGGSAGSSSLSSSLLGSDSDHHRLVNRSPSPAFSVSSRCSTQSSISNFTSNSRLQTPPRRVFPQSYTRGSGGVDPYEMRQLESSPVVFDGNLSFVLGCQRQPVHQSMRASPSFEDPRTSSAYLSEKIQNFLKRTDHVQEEWTAMGRRTRRTTSNSGRAGGGSDSRCTTPGSTCSGYDDYDTISLIERQRERNSMERCGSVGRTRSSQNILTKAFQLAKQLPHTPTSRGNSVARDRESSVATISLTAGDNDDDDDRTIREEDDELSELTVDLAEERSTAHIATERLEAETAERLKLEKELGDQANKVKNLQETTEKLEMELICAKSDLNGISEDEDAENEDGVGGGVYKLKYERVARELEFTKRRLHTQHEHDLEQLVGLKKQLEKKLSDAYEEVEEQRQVVGQWKRKAQKMTNEMNDLRMLLEEQNARNNLLEKKQRKFDAECQSLQDASRQERQAKERYGREKDVLQAEKFTLEQTLADTRLDLDLKEEKLASLQRELEEMTFGGGTEEEFAQLRRSKNETERRAKEQEEELDEMAGQIQLLEQAKLRLEMTLETMRKEARRESQQRDEELEEVRGNGYKKIKALECQLETEHEERTLLLREKHELERRLSSMEDRDRVDRDADEALNQKLRRDLRKYKALLKDAQTQLERLKADTPGKTLIRQLRNQLEDAESARSLAMKARQTAEAELTEVQAMFEESHRARNDAEERANAAHRDRAELQAQIEENEEELGELMKKYSATVKQLNTEQINVSEAEFKLNEMEAERNNLKEQVAELQHRLDNVENLGDPSMAMMSKRLELRTKELESRLELEQATRARLEVQVNRHKEALEKLQNEVTQSKMREMQAQDVIKKSQKSLRDMREEFHAVSSREQESLTRRKDLEKKMEQMESEGAALKNDLRLALQRIADLQQAMEEEGEEELSESDESLSSVGSISDLEDRLRPVNVKRRSQQSLNGSIGGGGGSVVSSTRTVVFEKDDNSPRITVTSPSSPHIHKLALAAKAIPAHKPDTKPAASTRMELTVPAGQHNGHNA, from the exons ATGAACGGCGGCCCCAGATCAGGAGTCCTGGCttccaacaacagcagcggtTCATCGTTGAACTCCACGTTGAGCGGATCCGCCCCTCTGGCACGTCCACCCAAACCACCTGCCAGCCAAGCCAGGAAGCAGCTCCGCCTGCTGCCTAAGCAGCGGGAGCAGAGTCCTGTGCTGAGCAATGGCCACACCACACGTTCCACACTCAGCCACCAGCACACCACCAACAAATACACTTTTAAATCCACTGGTGGCAGTGCCGGCAGCTCGTCGCTTTCATCGTCCTTGCTGG GATCGGACAGTGACCATCATCGCCTGGTGAACCGTTCGCCCAGTCCGGCCTTCTCTGTGTCCTCGCGCTGCTCCACCCAGTCATCGATCTCCAACTTTACCTCCAACTCGCGTCTACAGACGCCTCCGCGAAGGGTCTTCCCGCAGAGTTACACGCGGGGATCGGGTGGAGTCGATCCCTACGAAATGCGACAGTTGGAGAGTTCCCCTGTGGTCTTTGATGGCAACCTCTCCTTTGTGCTCGGATGCCAAAGACAACCGGTGCATCAGTCGATGCGTGCCTCGCCCTCTTTCGAGGATCCGCGCACCTCCTCCGCCTATCTGAGTGAGAAAATACAGAATTTCCTAAAGCGCACGGATCATGTGCAGGAGGAGTGGACCGCCATGGGCAGAAGGACGCGAAGAACCACCAGCAATAGTGGTCGTGCAGGAGGAGGATCGGACAGTCGCTGCACCACCCCAGGCAGCACCTGTTCCGGATACGATGACTACGATACAATATCGCTGATAGAGCGTCAGCGAGAGAGGAACAGCATGGAGCGCTGCGGATCGGTGGGACGCACTCGCTCCTCGCAGAACATCTTGACCAAGGCCTTTCAACTGGCCAAACAGCTTCCCCATACGCCAACGTCGCGTGGTAATTCGGTTGCCCGGGATCGGGAGTCATCTGTGGCCACCATTAGTCTAACCGCAGGGGAcaatgacgatgatgatgatcgcACCATTCGTGAGGAGGATGATGAG CTATCCGAGCTGACGGTGGACCTGGCCGAGGAGCGATCTACGGCTCATATAGCCACCGAGCGGCTGGAGGCGGAAACCGCCGAACGTTtgaagctggagaaggagcTGGGTGATCAAGCCAACAAGGTGAAGAATCTTCAGGAGACGACGGAGAAGCTGGAAATGGAGCTAATATGCGCCAAGTCCGATCTGAATGGCATCTCTGAGGACGAGGATGCAGAGAACGAGGATGGTGTCGGCGGCGGGGTCTACAAGCTGAAGTACGAGCGGGTGGCCAGGGAGCTGGAGTTCACCAAAAGGCGATTGCACACGCAGCATGAGCACGATCTGGAACAGCTGGTCGGGCTTAAGAAGCAATTGGAGAAGAAG CTTTCCGATGCCTACGAAGAAGTTGAGGAGCAACGTCAGGTTGTGGGCCAATGGAAGCGCAAGGCACAGAAGATGACCAACGAGATGAACGATCTGCGCATGCTGCTCGAGGAGCAAAATGCGCGCAACAATTTGCTCGAgaagaagcagcgcaagttcgATGCCGAGTGCCAGTCCCTGCAGGACGCGTCGCGTCAGGAGCGGCAGGCCAAGGAGCGCTACGGTCGCGAAAAGGACGTCCTGCAGGCCGAGAAGTTCACGCTGGAGCAAACGCTGGCG GACACCCGTCTGGATCTTGACCTCAAAGAGGAGAAACTTGCATCACTGCAGCGCGAGCTGGAGGAGATGACCTTTGGTGGTGGCACCGAAGAGGAGTTCGCCCAACTGCGGCGCTCCAAGAATGAAACAGAGCGTCGCgccaaggagcaggaggaggagctggacgAGATGGCCGGACAGATACAGCTGCTCGAGCAAGCAAAGCTTCGCCTGGAAATGACTCTGGAAACAATGCGCAAGGAAGCGCGCCGTGAGTCGCAGCAGCGCGACGAAGAGCTGGAAGAAGTGCGCGGTAACGGCTACAAGAAGATTAAAGCCCTTGAGTGTCAGCTGGAAACTGAGCACGAGGAGCGTACTCTGCTGCTGCGCGAAAAGCACGAGCTGGAGCGGCGACTCTCCTCCATGGAGGATCGCGATCGTGTTGATCGCGACGCCGATGAAGCGCTCAACCAAAAACTGCGACGGGATCTTCGCAAATACAAGGCCCTGCTCAAGGACGCCCAGACACAGTTGGAGCGTCTTAAGGCTGACACTCCTGGCAAGACGCTTATAAGACAGCTGCGTAACCAACTGGAGGATGCCGAGTCTGCTCGTTCCCTGGCTATGAAAGCGCGACAAACAGCGGAAGCAGAACTTACTGAAGTACAGGCCATGTTCGAGGAGTCGCATCGAGCTAGGAATGACGCTGAAGAGCGAGCCAATGCGGCACACAGAGATCGGGCTGAGCTGCAGGCCCAGATTGAGGAGAACGAAGAGGAGCTGGGCGAGCTGATGAAGAAGTACAGTGCCACAGTAAAGCAACTGAACACAGAGCAGATCAACGTATCCGAGGCTGAGTTTAAACTCAATGAAATGGAGGCAGAGCGCAATAACCTCAAGGAGCAGGTGGCCGAGCTGCAACACCGTCTGGACAACGTTGAGAACTTAGGGGATCCATCTATGGCCATGATGTCTAAGCG ACTGGAGCTGCGCACCAAGGAATTAGAATCCCGGCTGGAACTAGAGCAGGCCACTCGGGCTCGTCTTGAAGTGCAGGTAAACCGTCACAAAGAGGCCCTGGAAAAACTGCAGAACGAGGTGACGCAGTCAAAGATGCGTGAGATGCAGGCCCAGGATGTAATCAAAAAATCGCAAAAGAGTCTGCGCGACATGCGCGAAGAGTTCCACGCCGTCTCCAGTCGCGAGCAGGAGTCGCTCACGCGGCGCAAGGACCTCGAGAAGAAGATGGAGCAAATGGAGTCGGAGGGAGCGGCGCTTAAGAACGATCTGCGACTGGCTTTACAGCGAATAGCTGATTTACAGCAGGCTATGGAGGAAGAGGGCGAGGAGGAGCTCAGCGAGAG TGATGAAAGTCTCAGCTCGGTGGGCTCTATCAGTGATCTGGAGGATCGACTGCGGCCAGTTAATGTGAAACGCAGGTCACAGCAGTCCTTGAACGGCAGCAtcggcggcggaggcggcaGCGTTGTCAGCTCCACCCGCACCGTGGTGTTTGAAAAGGACGACAACAGCCCGAG AATAACAGTGACGTCGCCATCGTCGCCACACATTCATAAGCTGGCACTGGCGGCCAAAGCCATACCGGCCCACAAACCGGACACAAAACCTGCAGCGTCTACCAGGATGGAGTTAACAGTGCCAGCGGGCCAGCATAATGGCCATAATGCCTAG